The nucleotide window ACTCTCACGATAGTTATGCTTGGTATCTGCGCCTCGATGTTTCTCCTCCCATTGCAGGTACCTCTCTGAAATATCTTCTCCTGTAGCTGCCAGTCTGGTCATGTCGTCGAAAAGCTTGAGTTCTTGCAGGAACTGCTCGTGGAACCTTGCTACCTCCGCTTTCGCTCTTTGCTGGTCCCCTTCCCAGGTCCAGTAGATGTCTCCAATAGGCACACGCCACCGAGCCTCTTCTCTTCGAAGTTGGGTTCCTTCACTGTGGGTTTTCTCCATGGACCTCTGCCATAGCTCGTCTATCTGGGCCATATAGCCAAGGTATCTCTCATAATCCCAACTCATGTCCGTCCAGCCACCACCTTCGGTAACTTCCTCGATCACATCAACAGTATAGCCTCGAAGTCCCAGAATATCCGGGTTGTCATTCGGGTGTTGGACGACCTCAAAAACGCTATCCTGACCTGCCGCGGCGAATAGGTGCTTATCTATGCGCTCGTTGATGGTATAGAACGAACGGCTTAGGTTGGATCGCCAATCAGGAACCCACGACGGTAGGTGTGAAAGCTCATCAAGTTTCGGAAACTGAGAGTAGCACAGCAGGTCCACACGACCACTCTTCTCAATCAACGTGCGTGCCGTCTGCGTCAAGATACGTTCGGTGCTTTCTTCATAGTCCGGCTCTATGCCAAGCTTCTCTGCGTCCGCAgcgaggccaagaagggcAAAGATGCGGTCACAATGCACTGTCGCATTTGTCTCAAGCTCAACGAATAATCTGCGCAACAACATGTACAGCTCGTCGTCTTTATGCTTCTGATGACGTGAACGACAGGCAAACAGCCGTGCTGTTGGTTCAGAAGACACTTCGGACAGTCGCTCCAGAGGCATCTCAGGCGGTTGAAGCTGCTCGTAGTCGCCTTGGGGCATGTTGCCTATCGCGGTTTGAAGCAGTAGTACCCCCAGTTTGACGAAATCCACTGGTATCGTCTTGGAACCGCACACGAAGATGGTATCGGGACACAAACAAAACTCCTGGATGATCCAGACTCGTAAAAAGTACGGTCTCTCGAACCACTTCTTCAGGGCCATTTCCTTCAGCAAAGGAGCAAAGGCCTCAACGGTACTAGCTAATAAACTTTGGAAGCGCAAAGCAGTCTCATCAGAAGGGTCCTTGCTTC belongs to Fusarium oxysporum Fo47 chromosome V, complete sequence and includes:
- a CDS encoding heterokaryon incompatibility protein-domain-containing protein, translated to MTLAGDRFVRRRFARRETRLRYQLAASGWAAFDYGSVGLRTASTEIRLLDLYPSQGLVDSRLMGRLYSTSVESPSPYTALSYVWGLGDKTQSICVPSVDQDGGASIAITKSLETALRHFRKPDAVITLWIDQICINQADNKEKGQQVAMMRSIYSSATQVLVWLGPAQDGSEELMEAWQVIGQKARDFGLESYMNPQSYYLISALGRSKDPSDETALRFQSLLASTVEAFAPLLKEMALKKWFERPYFLRVWIIQEFCLCPDTIFVCGSKTIPVDFVKLGVLLLQTAIGNMPQGDYEQLQPPEMPLERLSEVSSEPTARLFACRSRHQKHKDDELYMLLRRLFVELETNATVHCDRIFALLGLAADAEKLGIEPDYEESTERILTQTARTLIEKSGRVDLLCYSQFPKLDELSHLPSWVPDWRSNLSRSFYTINERIDKHLFAAAGQDSVFEVVQHPNDNPDILGLRGYTVDVIEEVTEGGGWTDMSWDYERYLGYMAQIDELWQRSMEKTHSEGTQLRREEARWRVPIGDIYWTWEGDQQRAKAEVARFHEQFLQELKLFDDMTRLAATGEDISERYLQWEEKHRGADTKHNYRESMRKMQGKRPFLTKMGYLGMGPLDTKSGDVIAVFCGGRIPFILHSVKETGELGVFSYIGEAYCDSVMDGEVTSKEKQTFWII